A region from the Acidiferrobacter sp. SPIII_3 genome encodes:
- the ribD gene encoding bifunctional diaminohydroxyphosphoribosylaminopyrimidine deaminase/5-amino-6-(5-phosphoribosylamino)uracil reductase RibD yields MSAAGDGAYMARALELARRGMATTHPNPRVGCVIVRGDRVVGEGYHQRAGEPHAERLALLQAGGAARGATAYVTLEPCCHTGRTPPCTDVLLAAGIARVVAAMEDPDTRVRGRGFAALRTAGVAVDVGLMEGEAARLNRGFISRAVRARPFVVAKAGISLDGRTALTSGESQWITGPAARADVQRLRAVMSAVMTGTGTIRKDDPRLTVHEGTPRQPLRVVVTSSLAIPSAARILAGDAGLMVLTTTDGPHGDRLRASGAEVVAVGGAPGRVDLTAGLRALADRGVNDVLVEAGPTLLAGLLDERLIDELRLYVAPTLLGNGRPLADFTLAKLSGAGAWRYDEVRSIGRDLRLILTPET; encoded by the coding sequence GTGAGCGCGGCGGGCGATGGCGCCTACATGGCGCGTGCCTTGGAGCTCGCCCGTCGGGGCATGGCCACGACCCATCCCAATCCGCGGGTGGGTTGCGTCATCGTGCGCGGGGATCGGGTCGTGGGCGAAGGCTATCATCAGCGCGCCGGTGAACCCCATGCCGAGCGCCTGGCCTTGTTGCAGGCGGGCGGGGCGGCCCGCGGGGCGACGGCCTATGTCACCCTCGAGCCATGCTGCCATACCGGCCGTACCCCACCTTGCACCGATGTCCTGCTCGCGGCCGGGATCGCGCGCGTCGTCGCCGCCATGGAGGATCCGGACACGCGCGTTCGGGGGCGGGGATTTGCGGCGTTGCGGACCGCGGGCGTGGCCGTTGATGTGGGCCTCATGGAAGGGGAGGCCGCACGCCTGAATCGCGGCTTCATATCGCGAGCAGTACGCGCCCGCCCGTTCGTGGTGGCCAAGGCCGGGATATCTCTTGATGGGCGCACGGCGCTTACGAGTGGGGAGAGTCAGTGGATCACGGGACCCGCGGCGCGCGCCGATGTCCAGCGGCTGCGCGCGGTGATGAGTGCCGTCATGACCGGTACGGGTACGATCCGCAAGGATGATCCGCGGCTTACGGTGCATGAGGGGACACCCCGTCAACCTTTGCGCGTAGTCGTCACCTCCAGTCTGGCGATACCGTCCGCCGCCCGGATTCTCGCCGGGGATGCCGGCCTTATGGTTCTTACAACGACCGACGGGCCGCACGGTGATCGCCTGCGCGCATCCGGCGCCGAGGTCGTGGCAGTGGGTGGCGCACCCGGTCGGGTTGATCTTACCGCAGGGCTTAGGGCGCTTGCCGACCGGGGTGTGAATGATGTGCTGGTCGAGGCCGGACCGACCCTGCTCGCGGGTCTCCTCGACGAACGACTGATCGATGAATTGCGGCTCTATGTGGCGCCCACGCTCCTTGGCAACGGGCGCCCGCTGGCCGATTTCACGCTCGCCAAGCTTTCGGGGGCTGGGGCCTGGCGCTATGATGAGGTGCGCTCCATAGGGCGCGATCTGCGGCTGATATTGACCCCCGAGACGTAA
- the nrdR gene encoding transcriptional regulator NrdR, with the protein MRCPFCFAEDTRVIDSRLADEGDAVRRRRECLACRERFTTFEHAELRLPQIIKSDGRREPFAEAKLRAGLQRALQKRPVDAAQVDAVVAYVRRSLMGSGEREIASRQIGEWVMEQLRALDKVAYVRFASVYHAFQDLNAFREEMERLEDQEVTGLSSKS; encoded by the coding sequence ATGCGCTGCCCCTTTTGTTTTGCCGAGGATACGCGGGTGATCGATTCCCGCCTCGCAGACGAGGGGGATGCCGTGCGCCGGCGTCGCGAGTGTCTGGCCTGTCGCGAGCGGTTCACGACCTTCGAGCACGCCGAGTTGCGCCTCCCGCAGATCATCAAGTCCGACGGGCGTCGCGAGCCGTTTGCCGAGGCCAAGCTGCGTGCCGGCCTCCAGCGTGCGCTTCAGAAGCGGCCGGTGGATGCCGCGCAGGTCGATGCGGTGGTGGCCTACGTGCGGCGTTCGCTCATGGGAAGCGGTGAGCGCGAGATTGCAAGCCGCCAGATCGGGGAGTGGGTCATGGAGCAGCTGCGTGCGCTCGACAAGGTCGCCTATGTGCGCTTCGCCTCCGTCTATCACGCCTTTCAGGACCTGAACGCGTTTCGCGAGGAGATGGAGCGCCTGGAGGACCAGGAGGTCACCGGGCTGTCTTCGAAATCGTGA